In one window of Candidatus Desulfofervidus auxilii DNA:
- a CDS encoding SIR2 family protein produces HGRIDEPESWILSEQEYGKRYANSLKFGKFWGKFLDKFRIIIFLGYGLREKDVRRKFYNRDNLFFWIERILEQNEGDKEEKITHIVTNLKMNGINIYPIIYKDKNENSIFEVLDNIYQNAFGLTIQFTREE; encoded by the coding sequence TACATGGAAGAATAGATGAACCTGAATCTTGGATTCTATCTGAACAAGAGTATGGAAAAAGATATGCAAATTCTTTAAAATTTGGGAAATTTTGGGGAAAATTTTTGGATAAATTTAGAATAATAATATTTTTAGGATATGGATTAAGGGAAAAAGATGTTCGAAGGAAGTTTTATAATAGAGATAATTTGTTTTTTTGGATTGAAAGAATTTTGGAACAAAATGAAGGAGATAAAGAGGAAAAAATAACCCACATAGTTACAAACTTAAAAATGAATGGAATAAATATCTATCCTATTATTTATAAAGATAAAAATGAAAATTCTATTTTTGAAGTACTTGATAACATTTATCAAAATGCTTTTGGACTAACTATCCAGTTTACAAGGGAGGAGTAA